A genomic window from Plasmodium malariae genome assembly, chromosome: 10 includes:
- the PmUG01_10041400 gene encoding conserved Plasmodium protein, unknown function yields the protein MRKTKPIVPPLSKNALRVLNVIMTIGFISAVPQILTTVMTTWREAEPIEYKYMFRGSEHSLYVDYTYYGLYKVIYDDKHVETWSQRVQNMRSKGSEGIQVGKHAESAGSLSLWTSACQEACRDAIIKRIEAYERVSFISLILLCGIVISCTLVILCIGWNILFTKSILISMGCFMLSFIINGGIGTYWYYETDLSWNLVTKAQQYPFPRCSYCFYIFIITTGIYALCFVCLLLLDLSNKSTQKKSHIDQMNMHNRNPMNAKAMYQPLFNDTNNMMMPRSSSYTNLMPFSKGMDNTFSNFMQYNKMGMNPMMGQGFLGFGNMPPNMGSNMPLNMGSNMHPSMQQNLNPNFFPQMSRQYSFSGATPSYQPDMQSFGNFPSTNMQDMSSMYFPQQFPGKSFDGMNNPFGSQTQYKF from the coding sequence ATGCGCAAGACGAAACCCATTGTTCCTCCTCTGTCCAAAAATGCACTTCGAgttttaaatgtaataatgaCAATAGGTTTTATAAGCGCAGTTCCGCAAATATTGACCACAGTTATGACTACATGGAGGGAAGCAGAACCAATTGAATACAAGTACATGTTTCGTGGTAGTGAGCATTCATTATATGTTGACTATACATACTATGGATTgtataaagtaatatatgaTGACAAACACGTAGAGACATGGTCACAGAGAGTACAAAATATGCGGAGTAAAGGAAGTGAAGGGATTCAAGTAGGAAAACATGCTGAATCTGCTGGTAGTTTATCCCTATGGACATCTGCATGTCAAGAAGCTTGTAGAGATGCAATTATAAAACGTATAGAAGCATATGAAAGAGtttcttttatatcattaatacTTTTATGTGGCATAGTTATATCATGTACACttgtaatattatgtattgGATGGAATATACTATTTACAAAGAGTATACTAATATCAATGGGATGCTTTATgttatcatttattattaatggtGGCATAGGGACTTATTGGTATTATGAGACTGATTTATCTTGGAATTTAGTTACAAAGGCTCAGCAATATCCTTTTCCTAGATGTTCATATTgcttctatatttttatcattacaaCTGGCATATATGCTCTTTGTTTTGTTTGCTTATTACTATTAGATTTATCTAACAAAAGTACTCAAAAAAAATCGCATATTGACCAAATGAATATGCATAATAGAAATCCTATGAACGCTAAAGCAATGTATCAACCTCTTTTTAatgatacaaataatatgatGATGCCTAGAAGTTCCAGTTATACAAATTTAATGCCATTTAGTAAAGGTATGGATAAtactttttctaattttatgcAATACAATAAAATGGGTATGAATCCTATGATGGGTCAAGGATTCCTGGGCTTCGGGAATATGCCCCCAAATATGGGTTCTAATATGCCTCTAAATATGGGTTCTAATATGCATCCAAGTATGCAACAAAATTTAAATCCAAATTTTTTCCCTCAAATGTCAAGacaatattctttttctGGTGCGACACCCTCTTATCAACCAGACATGCAAAGCTTTGGTAACTTCCCTAGTACAAATATGCAAGATATGTCTAGTATGTACTTCCCTCAACAATTCCCCGGGAAAAGCTTCGATGGCATGAACAACCCATTCGGATCGCAAACACAGTACAagttttaa
- the PmUG01_10041500 gene encoding conserved Plasmodium protein, unknown function → MEKSESQSHTTYYQTTSSNNDSITFSYEDIKLNKNEKGKNHDRKGAKSTRGKHIKKNSDLNIGYYNHIKKEQQCVKNDKKLFLDGEKCNNYIFLRDYNNNNNVNNSSNNSGNNSGNSSGNNSGNNSGNNNYSNSSNSNNKNKNNVQSVKNSSPSDHAVKINEDSCKDNCASCAYTSNNYGINKFYHHLRNSNGSNNSNDNNCNDNSNSNNINVSYSVNKYTRNINPFNNKNGKHVFYENKNGKNNSSGHNNNSFSDGLRLTKELLNDLDKRNQNLREEECDRDSENENFLIYVKKKIEEKKEAKKRRLSNYYNEQNDLDCNRKCNHDCNHENDQKKRDNYLANNHKGIISSNNEFAHKHETYKTFNDSNSLFSDESTKVFVNKKCKVNINMCENPCDMWYGLKSSTGEDVFINSLNNKNKRRKKMENMKYMKSIKNLKNMKSMKSMKNMKNMKNMKNMKNLKNIKNIKNMKNLKNIKNMKNMKNMKKGGRTKHTNMMNTIQLKNETRTKTKNLEKYFIGKKKGKYNKICSNYYMKLSSNEDNMSDNTIATMHIDGNCKYNEKNDTRGTKNNPYNCNSYNNNNGNLKKFYNNKNSSTTNGGQFEKINKNFLNNTNSNNINNAHSNVFNNGGYCNNLINHHNNTYHQLAKKATKKKNKKKNMTWSCKKNNNNNYGHSHKRRVHFAPVKNGKKNNNYYENDNKAIKINIRTHCSDNRNNNSNVVDEKSGSIYNNNCGSYNNSDMYGLENKCSNVIISHTCGEDGNKDDASNKSKRLSENSSMNYHSNNNVDNSSAGSCSVVCGGLTEQNTNSGSNPQKSCSYLSQLENCNEINNAQYSLLNGTKNSLANDVANSAVDYSANNVRIMNASYGEQLDKHKNNGNNVEGKSSHFITTPSFGKAAGYDNNKYININSISSNSCSNHISNSNGGNNVDKACAHHKSGIAYYHSYRNVFKKTSEHKTYKLYNPTSAATTATAATASNNTSNNTSSNTCNNASSNNNSNTCNNTSSNNSSNSRNSNNYLSINKENETNPFPHQSVTHGMMTSSSRTDAYEYYTRSKTNKDYVSSTEFHHHCNKNNTIQSYNSKTYDIINKEEIFNSTTEGKDNKMYLTNDYIYTNDQNKNYNNYYYNNVKFDLSYEIEDDIKKKKKKKKKCGICPSIISRFTKMLGREFSVYWLLGEASNISLQFFFFFFLFLYLCAYGVVWIVCILVYAIHTSYIHTYAVHTY, encoded by the coding sequence ATGGAGAAGAGCGAAAGTCAAAGTCACACGACGTATTACCAAACAACATCATCGAATAATGATAGCATAACATTTTCCTAtgaagatataaaattaaataaaaatgaaaagggaaaaaatcaTGATAGAAAAGGTGCTAAGAGCACCAGGGGAaaacacataaaaaaaaatagcgaTTTAAACATAGGTTACTAtaatcatattaaaaaagaacaacAGTGTGTGAAAAATGATAAGAAGCTATTTCTTGATGGTGAAAAATGTAacaactatatttttttacgcgattataataataataataatgttaataatagcagtaataATAGCGGTAATAATAGCGGTAATAGTAGCGGTAATAATAGCGGTAATAATAgcggtaataataattacagtaatagtagtaatagtaataataaaaataaaaataatgtgcAATCTGTTAAAAATAGTTCTCCTTCTGACCATGccgtaaaaataaatgaagacAGCTGTAAAGATAACTGTGCGAGTTGTGCATATACTTCCAATAATtatggaataaataaattttaccaTCACTTGCGCAACAGTAATGGCAGTAACAATAGCAATGACAATAACTGTAACgataacagtaacagtaataatattaatgtgTCTTACAgtgttaataaatatacccGTAATATAAACCcatttaataataagaatgGGAAACATGTATTTTATGAGAATAAGAacggaaaaaataatagcagtGGCCACAACAACAACAGCTTCAGTGATGGTTTAAGACTAACCAAGGAGTTACTTAATGACCTGGATAAGAGAAACCAGAACCTTCGGGAGGAAGAGTGCGATAGAGATAgcgaaaatgaaaattttttaatatatgttaagaaaaaaatagaggaaaaaaaggaagcaaAAAAGAGGAGGCTcagtaattattataatgaacAGAATGATCTTGATTGTAATCGTAAATGTAATCATGATTGTAATCACGAGAATGATCAAAAGAAAAGGGACAACTACTTGGCTAATAACCATAAAGGCATAATTAGCAGTAACAACGAGTTTGCACACAAACATGAAACTTACAAAACTTTCAATGATAGCAACTCTTTATTCAGTGATGAGTCCACCAAAGTATTTGTTAACAAAAAATGCAAAGTTAACATTAACATGTGTGAAAATCCTTGTGATATGTGGTATGGGCTGAAAAGTAGTACTGGGGAAGACGTTTTTATTAAtagtttaaataataaaaataaaaggaggaaaaaaatggaaaatatgaaatatatgaaaagtataaaaaatttgaaaaatatgaaaagtatgaaaagtatgaaaaatatgaaaaatatgaaaaatatgaaaaatatgaaaaatttgaaaaatataaaaaatataaaaaatatgaaaaatttgaaaaatataaaaaatatgaaaaatatgaaaaatatgaaaaagggGGGAAGAACGAAGCATACGAATATGATGAATACGATTCAGTTAAAGAACGAAACAAGGacgaaaacaaaaaatttagaaaaatattttataggtaaaaaaaaagggaaatataataaaatttgttcCAATTATTACATGAAATTAAGCAGTAATGAGGATAACATGTCTGATAACACAATAGCAACTATGCATATAGATGGCAATTGTAAGTATAATGAAAAGAATGATACCAGaggtacaaaaaataatccATACAATTGCAACAgctacaataataataatggcaacttaaaaaaattttataataataaaaatagttctACAACAAATGGTGGGCAGttcgaaaaaataaacaaaaattttttaaacaacactaacagtaataatattaataatgcaCACAGTAATGTGTTCAATAATGGGGGGTACTGTAATAACCTCATTAATCACCATAATAATACTTATCACCAGCTAGCTAAAAAagcaacaaaaaaaaaaaataaaaaaaaaaatatgacttggtcatgcaaaaaaaataataataacaattatgGGCATTCACATAAACGTAGAGTGCATTTTGCACCAgtaaaaaatggtaaaaaaaataataattattatgaaaatgataataaagcaattaaaattaatatcagAACTCATTGTTCTGACaacagaaataataatagtaacgtTGTTGATGAAAAAAGTGGaagtatttataataacaacTGCGGAAGTTATAATAACAGTGACATGTACGGtttagaaaataaatgtaGCAATGTGATAATAAGTCATACCTGCGGAGAAGATGGTAACAAGGATGACGCTAGTAATAAAAGCAAAAGACTGTCCGAGAATAGTTCTATGAATTACCatagcaataataatgttGATAATAGTAGTGCTGGTAGTTGTAGTGTGGTCTGCGGTGGTTTGACCGAGCAAAATACGAACAGTGGTAGCAACCCCCAAAAGAGCTGCTCTTATTTGAGTCAATTGGAAAATTgtaatgaaattaataatgCACAGTATTCTTTGCTTAATGGTACTAAGAATAGCTTAGCGAATGACGTAGCAAATAGTGCAGTAGATTACTCAGCTAATAACGTACGTATAATGAATGCATCATATGGTGAACAACTCGAtaagcataaaaataatggaaataatGTAGAGGGTAAGAGCAGTCATTTCATTACAACACCCTCTTTCGGTAAAGCAGCGGGTTACGACAACAACAAATACATTAACATAAATAGTATCAGTAGTAATAGTTGTAGTAATCATATCAGTAATAGTAACGGTGGTAACAATGTAGACAAAGCATGCGCACATCATAAAAGTGGGATCGCGTATTACCATAGTTACagaaatgtttttaaaaaaacaagtgaacataaaacatataaattatataatccTACTTCGgctgctactactgctactgctgCTACTGCTAGCAATAATACTAGCAATAATACTAGCAGTAATACTTGCAATAATGCcagcagtaataataacagtaatactTGCAATAATACCAGCagtaataatagcagtaataGTAGAAACTCGAATAATTATCTTAGcattaataaagaaaatgaaacaaaCCCTTTTCCGCATCAGTCAGTAACCCATGGCATGATGACCTCCTCCTCACGTACTGATGCATATGAATATTACACTAGGAGCAAAACTAATAAAGACTATGTAAGTAGTACAGAATTTCACCATCACTgcaacaaaaataataccATTCAGAGTTACAACAGTAAAACatatgatattattaataaggaGGAAATTTTTAACAGTACAACAGAGGGTAAGGATAACAAAATGTATTTAACAAAtgattacatatatacaaatgatcagaataaaaattataataattattattataataatgtaaaatttgaCCTGTCTTATGAAATAGAAGacgatataaaaaaaaaaaaaaaaaaaaaaaaaaaatgtggaaTATGTCCTTCGATAATAAGTCGATTCACAAAAATGCTCGGGAGAGAGTTCAGCGTATATTGGCTTCTAGGAGAGGCGTCAAATATTAgtcttcaattttttttttttttttttctttttttgtaccTTTGTGCTTATGGTGTCGTATGgattgtatgtatattagtATATGCCATACATACATCATACATTCACACATACgccgtacatacatattaa